In Aspergillus fumigatus Af293 chromosome 2, whole genome shotgun sequence, a genomic segment contains:
- a CDS encoding replication factor C subunit 1, with the protein MPTDIRNFFGGKSSQGSSTSPAKPPAKKEDASTARKKRSRKVVDDSDEEEELKPKSPAPKSRATSKPKPAEPQGQPTTTSDYFASSKRNTKPGKSEDVAKTKEVRPSHTASLNGRDAEDASETKNKKTLDQSPRQSSRRTANKSTVVLQDDDGLGNDDIFATDYRKPGQYDDDYVEEDEHDGDDDFEKMEVKPASAASGQSSRRKNANAAESADVAMNDAPAEPKSASRTGQKRKSAAIDRDGDYEDCKTSKGPARTRAIPSAPAAKKQRGVATKKDEPESKEIQDIFDSIPTIKPPSPPPPSGEKAKFNFAATQRSRDPVAGGTAELPVGAENCLAGLSFVFTGVLDTLGREEGQNLVKKYGGKVTTAPSSKTSYVVLGSDAGPNKLKKIQEHNLRTINEQGLFELIRRLPPNGGDSKAAEKHAAKKKAEEDKIKAMAAEMEAEEERKLKAKGSMTPKASAGSQAPSATQGAKVDDQLWTTKYAPTAINMICGNKGAVEKLQTWLHNWHKNAKFNFSRPGKDGSGVYRAVMIHGPPGIGKTTAAHLVAKLEGYDVVETNASDTRSKKLVESNLLDILDTTSLQGYFSGEGKKIESTKKNLVLIMDEVDGMSAGDRGGVGALVSLAKKTHIPLILICNERRLPKMKPFDHVTYELPFRRPTAEQIRARLSTICFREGLKIPPPVLDSLIEGTNADIRQVINMLSTVKLDQQQLDFDTGKEMSKAWQKHVILKPWDIVSKILNAQTFSPNSQTTLGDKIELYFNDHEFSYLMLQENYLRTRPALAGNYQGKEQKLKLLELADNAASSISDGDLVDRMIHGTQQQWSLMPTHAVFSFVRPASFIYGNMVERPGFTSWLGQNSKQGKLWRYVKEIQGHMRLRASGDRDEIRQQYIPLLWNKLVRRLMDEGKDSVEDVIDFMDSYFLTRDDWDALVELGLGPMDESNVKLETQTKATFTRLYNQRSHPLPFMKASSVAAPKKMAKEKPDIEDAIDESDEAEVLEDDAQDNDESEELDLKKDKYVRVPKKPAAQKGASGKGKKGRKANPDDDFIDDDEKPKKGKGRKTKAKA; encoded by the exons ATGCCTACTGACATTAGGAACTTCTTCGGTGGCAAGTCCAGCCAGGGCTCTAGCACGTCTCCCGCGAAACCGCCAGCAAAGAAAGAG GATGCTTCAACCGCTAGGAAGAAAC GGAGCAGAAAAGTTGTCGATGacagtgatgaagaagaggaattAAAACCCAAGTCACCTGCGCCAAAGTCAAGGGCAACGAGCAAGCC TAAACCAGCTGAGCCCCAAGGCCAGCCGACTACCACTTCGGACTATTTTGCGTCCTCAAAAAGGAACACCAAACCTGGCAAAAGCGAAGACGTGGCGAAGACTAAGGAGGTCCGGCCTTCTCATACTGCATCTCTCAATGGCCGTGACGCTGAGGACGCTTCTGAAacgaagaacaaaaagaccCTCGACCAATCACCCAGACAAAGCTCTCGCAGGACGGCCAATAAGAGCACAGTTGTTCTACAAGACGACGATGGCTTAGGAAATGATGACATTTTCGCGACAGACTATCGAAAACCAGGTCAATACGACGACGACTacgttgaagaggatgagcacgacggagacgatgactttgagaaAATGGAAGTCAAACCAGCCAGTGCGGCTTCCGGCCAGTCGTCGCGCAGAAAGAACGCCAACGCAGCCGAGTCAGCCGACGTGGCCATGAACGACGCACCAGCAGAGCCCAAAAGCGCCTCGCGCACAGGCCAGAAACGAAAGTCTGCAGCCATTGACCGGGATGGAGATTACGAGGATTGTAAAACCTCGAAAGGCCCTGCGCGCACAAGAGCAATCCCATCAGCTCCCGCTGCCAAGAAACAGAGAGGAGTAGCTACTAAGAAGGACGAGCCAGAGAGCAAGGAAATCCAGGATATATTCGACAGCATACCGACCATCAAACCACCTtccccaccaccgccatCAGGTGAGAAGGCGAAATTCAATTTTGCTGCTACGCAAAGATCGCGAGATCCTGTAGCAGGCGGAACCGCAGAATTGCCCGTTGGCGCAGAAAACTGCCTGGCTGGATTATCATTTGTCTTCACGGGTGTTCTTGATACCCTCGGTCGCGAAGAAGGACAGAACTTGGTCAAAAAGTACGGTGGCAAAGTTACCACAGCACCTAGCTCAAAAACTAGCTATGTGGTTTTAGGAAGCGATGCTGGACCCAACAAGCTCAAAAAGATTCAAGAGCACAACTTAAGAACTATCAATGAGCAAGGGCTGTTTGAGCTTATCCGGCGACTCCCTCCCAATGGCGGGGATTCAAAAGCAGCTGAGAAACatgcggcgaagaagaaggcggaaGAGGACAAAATCAAAGCAATGGCCGCTGAAatggaagcagaagaggagcGGAAGCTCAAGGCTAAGGGATCAATGACGCCTAAAGCATCTGCAGGGTCTCAAGCTCCCTCGGCGACTCAAGGCGCCAAGGTTGATGACCAGCTATGGACTACGAAATACGCCCCGACGGCTATTAATATGATATGCGGCAACAAGGGCGCTGTTGAGAAGCTCCAAACTTGGCTTCATAATTGGCACAAGAATGCCAAGTTCAACTTTTCAAGGCCTGGAAAAGATGGGTCTGGGGTCTATCGCGCCGTGATGATCCATGGACCTCCTGGGATAGGGAAAACGACGGCAGCGCATCTGGTAGCTAAACTTGAAGGCTATGATGTCGTCGAAACGAACGCGAGTGATACGAGGAGTAAGAAGCTCGTGGAAAGCAATCTTCTTGATATCTTAGACACAACCTCCCTGCAAGGTTATTTTTCCGGcgaaggcaagaagatcgagaGTACGAAAAAGAACCTAGTTCTCATAATGGATGAAGTTGACGGAATGTCCGCTGGAGATCGAGGTGGTGTGGGAGCTTTAGTTTCCCTGGCGAAGAAAACCCACATACCCTTGATTCTAATCTGCAACGAGCGAAGGTTGCCGAAAATGAAGCCCTTCGATCACGTCACTTATGAGTTGCCTTTCAGGCGCCCGACAGCTGAACAAATCAGAGCTAGACTTTCGACTATCTGCTTCAGGGAAGGCTTAAAGATTCCACCCCCAGTATTGGATAGTCTCATTGAAGGGACCAACGCCGATATTCGGCAAGTCATCAACATGCTTTCAACAGTCAAATTagaccagcagcaacttGACTTTGACACAGGAAAGGAAATGTCCAAAGCATGGCAGAAGCATGTGATCCTGAAGCCGTGGGACATTGTCAGCAAGATCTTAAATGCTCAGACCTTCTCTCCCAACTCTCAAACCACTCTGGGTGACAAAATCGAGCTGTATTTCAATGATCACGAGTTCAGTTATCTGATGCTTCAAGAGAACTACCTGAGAACCAGACCAGCGCTAGCTGGCAATTACCAGGGCAAGGAACAGAAGCTGAAACTGCTTGAATTGGCGGACAATGCTGCCTCTAGTATCAGTGATGGAGATCTCGTCGATAGGATGATTCATGGAACGCAGCAGCAATGGAGCCTTATGCCGACTCATGCTGTTTTCAGTTTTGTTCGCCCCGCAAGCTTCATTTACGGCAATATGGTGGAGCGGCCCGGCTTCACCAGCTGGCTGGGGCAGAATAGTAAACAAG GGAAACTCTGGCGTTATGTCAAGGAAATTCAGGGCCACATGCGTCTCCGTGCTTCGGGTGACCGCGACGAGATCAGACAGCAATACATCCCCCTCCTCTGGAACAAATTGGTTCGCAGATTGATGGATGAAGGCAAAGACAGCGTCGAAGATGTCATTGACTTCATGGACAGTTATTTCCTCACGCGCGATGACTGGGATGCTCTCGTCGAGCTTGGCCTGGGTCCTATGGACGAGTCCAACGTTAAGCTGGAAACACAAACAAAAGCCACCTTTACTCGTTTATACAACCAGCGATCGCATCCACTGCCATTCATGAAAGCCAGCAGTGTTGCGGctccgaagaagatggcaaAGGAAAAGCCTGACATcgaagatgccattgatgaATCGGATGAGGCAGAGGTCCTCGAAGATGACGCACAGGATAACGATGAAAGCGAGGAACTTGATTTGAAAAAGGACAAGTATGTCCGTGTGCCCAAGAAACCAGCGGCGCAAAAAGGCGCGTCAGGCAAAGGCAAAAAGGGTAGAAAGGCGAACCCCGACGACGATTTtatcgacgatgacgaaaaacccaagaaaggaaaaggccGAAAGACTAAGGCAAAGGCCTGA
- the sin1 gene encoding Sin1 family protein has protein sequence MSLLHNDDFTIWQLRTSYLSTIKDGVGERLINVNNSVLNTPGFRAAGWFSGSTNLSNQAAAAQAKRASSPPIPTTAAVSSEYYRFGASRDANTLRRSRLGDYGEDEEGGMVTGKSNVDGIGRRHQGRSGKRTRRRDRQPSEQQKQREAEEDDSSDLSDESDDDGDSTRRASQIQFSKMPIRTRAGSSPIRSSDRHEGPEVMVTSPSHPATGAHFRTGSLGTAVNVNEGRPRRDTTTSSDLSTDNETNEMDPSFKRRQIQFSTTDKIIEYQDPPRSTSNRNVDTMTLGGLSEAAEDSGAESVGSVLSSEFDATAGSGSLLEDVGITGGLDSSSPVALMHKLQNGAGSQTASPRKPRTPAPELQNLPPPRPISRLQPTSLLTQALKARMKAPTNPVEKFAVLSGKGLADALNIKLYLPFSSDPEEPLDLQLARESKLADQPAPVTVAEAIGLALWRYSEEGREPAIERNKLNVNRWTLRMVEDGEVEYDFPPLSRASHIADFTSNNNNRATGVRGRSRGKQYDEFALVEASEEEFEENERLFPQYSQEATSEENVMTPTAPTVPLLQPTPQSKAPAARVNPILGQPFSSALNDNTLTPADRPAVPTSHATPRMGVSKTLKIRFMNLDAATHVTTLNTSTDSYIAEILDSVCKRWALDKGNYILKVAGSNTIAPLDRTVEALGNITDLDLVRRRFGAGPLSLTGSPGSSSPNAPLLIDNKQNTTSKKNKKSGPSMLHPLTQTQELMGGYYRRYHVFRKQSMSFTTSNHRILTFDNDYMHIMPGDTGKAASDTKTRSISFNDVVGCKVSRRHPKNFRVVVLRGNDANEQKRYDFEARNALEAVEIVDEIKKNMAHYRI, from the exons ATGTCTCTCCTACATAATGATGA CTTTACCATTTGGCAATTGCGCACCTCATATCTATCAACGATCAAGGACGGAGTCGGTGAACGGCTTATTAATGTGAATAACTCAGTCCTCAATACGCCTGGCTTTCGTGCCGCCGGGTGGTTTTCAGGATCAACCAACCTTAGCAACCAAGCCGCAGCAGCGCAAGCAAAgagagcttcttctcctcctaTTCCGACGACGGCCGCCGTCTCCTCAGAGTACTATCGCTTTGGCGCTTCAAGAGACGCCAATACCTTGCGCAGGTCCAGGTTGGGGGATTACggggaagacgaagaagggggCATGGTCACTGGTAAAAGCAACGTGGATGGGATCGGTCGTCGGCACCAGGGCCGGAGTGGGAAACGGACGCGCCGCCGGGATCGCCAACCGAGCGAACAACAGAAACaaagagaagccgaagaggatgatagTAGTGACTTGAGTGATGAGAGCGACGATGATGGAGACAGCACTCGGAG GGCTTCTCAGATCCAATTTTCTAAAATGCCAATCCGCACACGAGCTGGATCTTCGCCAATCCGTTCGTCTGATCGTCATGAAGGCCCGGAAGTCATGGTCACATCTCCCTCACACCCAGCAACAGGAGCGCATTTTCGCACTGGATCATTGGGGACGGCAGTGAATGTGAATGAGGGACGACCGCGACGAGATACTACTACCAGTAGCGACCTGTCTACAGATAACGAGACCAACGAAATGGACCCTTCATTCAAGAGGCGACAAATACAATTTTCTACCACGGACAAAATCAtagaatatcaggacccgCCTCGCAGCACTAGTAACAGGAATGTTGACACTATGACGTTGGGAGGGCTCAGCGAGGCCGCGGAGGACTCTGGCGCTGAGTCTGTAGGATCTGTACTCTCGTCCGAGTTCGACGCAACGGCTGGATCCGGCTCGCTGTTGGAAGACGTCGGGATCACTGGCGGTTTAGACTCATCCTCGCCTGTCGCGTTGATGCATAAGCTGCAGAACGGAGCTGGATCCCAGACTGCATCCCCAAGGAAACCCAGAACTCCAGCACCCGAGTTGCAAAATCTGCCACCGCCACGCCCCATCAGCAGGCTGCAACCTACCAGTTTACTGACGCAAGCGCTTAAAGCACGCATGAAGGCACCCACAAATCCTGTCGAAAAATTTGCTGTTCTTTCCGGTAAAGGGTTAGCGGACGCCCTAAATATCAAGCTTTATCTTCCATTCTCCTCTGATCCCGAAGAACCTCTCGACCTTCAGTTGGCCAGGGAATCTAAGCTTGCGGATCAGCCGGCGCCGGTCACTGTTGCGGAGGCTATTGGGTTGGCTCTTTGGAGGTACTCCGAAGAAGGTCGCGAGCCAGCCATCGAGCGTAACAAACTCAATGTGAATCGATGGACACTACGGAtggttgaggatggagaggtTGAATACGATTTTCCGCCTCTGAGCCGTGCATCACACATAGCAGACTTCACTTCGAACAATAACAATAGGGCGACCGGAGTGAGGGGCCGGTCGAGGGGAAAGCAATATGATGAATTCGCTTTGGTGGAGGCTTCTGAGGAGGAATTCGAAGAGAATGAGCGGCTGTTCCCGCAATACAGTCAGGAAGCCACCTCTGAGGAAAACGTGATGACGCCTACAGCGCCAACAGTGCCGCTCCTCCAGCCTACTCCGCAGAGTAAGGCCCCAGCAGCTCGCGTGAATCCCATTCTGGGACAGCCGTTCTCGTCTGCCCTCAACGACAATACCTTGACTCCAGCTGACCGGCCCGCGGTGCCCACATCCCATGCTACTCCTCGAATGGGCGTCTCCAAAACGCTGAAGATCCGATTTATGAACCTGGATGCTGCCACTCACGTTACAACCCTGAACACCTCCACCGACAGCTATATAGCAGAAATCTTGGACTCGGTCTGCAAGAGATGGGCTCTCGACAAGGGCAATTACATTCTCAAAGTGGCTGGGTCCAACACGATCGCGCCGCTTGATCGGACAGTGGAGGCTTTGGGTAATATTACCGACCTCGACCTTGTACGGCGTCGATTCGGGGCAGGGCCTCTATCATTAACTGGTTCCCCAGGAAGCTCATCCCCCAATGCGCCGTTACTCATCGATAACAAACAGAACACTAcaagcaagaagaacaagaagagcgGACCAAGCATGCTACATCCACTCACCCAAACTCAGGAGCTTATGGGTGGTTACTACCGGCGCTATCATGTGTTTCGAAAGCAGTCAATGTCCTTCACGACATCGAACCATCGCATCTTGACCTTTGACAATGATTACATGCACATCATGCCTGGGGATACTGGCAAAGCAGCGTCCGACACCAAAACCCGATCGATCAGCTTCAACGATGTGGTGGGATGCAAAGTGAGCCGGCGACACCCGAAGAACTTCCGGGTCGTTGTTCTACGGGGCAACGATGCCAATGAGCAGAAGCGGTACGATTTTGAGGCGCGAAATGCCCTGGAGGCGGTCGAGATAGTggatgagatcaagaagaatatggctCATTATCGTATTTAG
- a CDS encoding mitochondrial 54S ribosomal protein uL16m: protein MGPQMKMLAGSQMTYLRPTCLSSPFAGFQISRCFSTSSPALDWLTPKFMERSKSPKGRPHVPTGGSSRGTTVVWGDYGLRMKDHDRRLPAASLKLAEETIKRRLRGMNYTLYKRVSANIGVYTKGNEQRMGKGKGKFDYWTARVAVSRIVFELKGDLHEKIAREAFRLAGHKLPGLWEFVKKGDPPVVGITKLGNGVTLESLKRPRRSPALGTDNTATPPNSTSSSSSASP from the exons ATGGGTCCTCAAATGAAGATGTTGGCAGGTTCCCAAATGACTTATCTCCGGCCTACTT GTCTATCGTCACCCTTTGCAGGTTTTCAAATATCACGATgcttctcaacatcctcgccgGCCCTTGATTGGCTTACACCGAAGTTCATGGAAAGGTCGAAGTCCCCGAAAGGTCGACCACATGTCCCTACCGGTGGATCCTCTCGTGGTACCACTGTCGTCTGGGGTGACTACGGATTGCGGATGAAGGATCATGATCGCCGGCTACCTGCTGCATCTCTCAAGCTTGCCGAGGAAACTATCAAGAGACGACTTAGAGGTATGAATTATACCTTGTACAAGCGCGTCAGCGCCAACATTGGTGTATACACCAAGGGCAATGAGCAACGTATGGGTAAGGGTAAGGGAAAGTTCGACTACTGGACTGCAAGAGTTGCCGTCAGCAGAATTGTCTTCGAGCTTAAGGGTGATCTACACGAAAAGATTGCGAGGGAAGCTTTCCGACTGGCAGGCCACAAGTTACCCG GTCTCTGGGAATTTGTGAAGAAGGGTGACCCGCCTGTTGTCGGGATCACAAAACTTGGCAACGGTGTCACACTTGAAAGTCTCAAAAGACCACGGAGGAGTCCGGCCCTCGGTACAGACAATACAGCCACCCCTCCCAACTCCAcatcatccagctcatccGCTTCTCCTTAA
- a CDS encoding putative HET domain protein yields the protein MPLCETCDSLDLEQDDLTDYGIKLGPFKDLLTRAEKGCDACRFFCNVLQTSGEWTTRLDELAERVIFLDSSRLDAREPTKLSDGTYSADDLCLDQCVSEDYEGPLDEDVDCVRRIPIDLRDEKCLHLVRGWTAECTARSTCSKTLAVKLPETIIEIPADPAVAPKLCSSNGRSGSYVILSYCSGDFEPSSQRESGNTGFSAPLDGPSLPKTLADAIEIARKLGYQYLWTRTLCTSREEWGSDPARIAALYGQAALMLSAEAAKDPDSGIFHDRRVFYSPALGRNKDKYLRQQLLRWTTDIEESATAGRGSGQIRRCYVKGAVQPYIDRFLQDRVEEAGGVGGEVDVSKRVARLEAWHRCVDAFSKKSVDVTSDKLLVMAPLASAINDGTLGEYLAGIWSSDIAFGLGWSRPYGVLRPATEYRAPSWSWASVDGTVMSRALGWPQDLILVSHHLNLADPQRPYGHVLDGSHILVEGSCVGLKTLTRNLSGHGLTLVLDQSQIFDCSCCIPRSADTQEADLDKFGSDIEHYFCMVIQGDAWREEEGWNPHRGFCDLLILKSLHEVEVLMRVGGLRISVGSLTDPHSEFDALPWERRKLRLA from the exons ATGCCACTTTGCGAGACCTGTGACtctcttgaccttgagcaAGATGATCTTACGGATTATGGTATCAAATTAGGGCCGTTCAAAGACCTACTTACGCGAGCTGAAAAAGGCTGCGACGCATGCAGATTCTTCTGTAACGTGTTGCAGACTTCTGGTGAATGGACGACAAGGCTTGACGAGCTTGCCGAGCGAGTGATCTTTCTAGACAGTTCCCGCTTGGACGCAAGGGAGCCGACGAAGCTTAGTGACGGCACTTATTCCGCAGACGACTTGTGCTTGGACCAGTGCGTTTCAGAGGATTATGAAG GCCCACTagacgaggatgtcgatTGTGTCCGTCGCATCCCCATCGACCTTAGGGACGAAAAGTGCCTTCATCTGGTTCGAGGTTGGACTGCTGAATGTACAGCCCGTAGCACCTGTTCCAAGACTTTGGCAGTTAAACTGCCGGAGACTATCATTGAGATCCCGGCAGATCCCGCAGTTGCCCCCAAGCTGTGTTCGTCGAATGGTAGATCAGGGTCATATGTGATTTTAAGCTACTGCTCCGGGGATTTCGAGCCTTCATCTCAGCGAGAGTCAGGTAATACCGGCTTCTCGGCTCCCTTAGATGGGCCTTCCCTGCCGAAGACTTTGGCCGACGCGATAGAAATTGCACGCAAGCTAGGGTACCAGTACCTGTGGACCCGAACCCTTTGCACTTCCAGAGAGGAATGGGGCAGCGATCCAGCTCGAATTGCGGCACTATACGGACAAGCAGCTTTGATGCTTTCAGCGGAAGCTGCGAAAGATCCGGACTCGGGAATCTTCCATGACAGACGCGTATTCTACTCTCCTGCACTAGGCCGGAACAAAGACAAGTACCTTCGGCAGCAGCTCCTGCGATGGACAACGGATATTGAGGAGTCAGCGACAGCGGGACGGG GCTCCGGGCAAATTCGACGGTGCTACGTCAAGGGAGCCGTGCAGCCGTACATCGACAGGTTTCTCCAAGATCGAGTGGAGGAAGCTGGTGGCGTTGGCGGCGAGGTGGACGTCAGCAAGCGAGTGGCACGACTCGAGGCCTGGCATAGGTGTGTAGATGCCTTTTCAAAGAAATCAGTCGATGTGACATCCGATAAGCTACTCGTCATGGCTCCCCTCGCATCTGCCATCAACGATGGCACTCTGGGCGAGTATCTCGCGGGAATTTGGAGCAGTGACATCGCCTTTGGCCTTGGTTGGTCACGGCCATACGGTGTCTTACGCCCAGCAACAGAGTACAGAGCTCCAAGCTGGAGCTGGGCCAGCGTAGACGGTACAGTAATGTCTCGTGCTCTTGGGTGGCCCCAGGATCTAAT ACTGGTATCTCACCACCTTAATCTTGCCGATCCCCAACGCCCATATGGCCATGTCCTGGACGGCTCACACATCCTCGTGGAAGGCTCCTGCGTTGGACTTAAGACACTTACCCGAAACTTAAGCGGCCACGGCTTGACTTTGGTCCTAGATCAGTCGCAGATCTTTGATTGTTCATGCTGTATTCCCAGGTCCGCAGATACACAAGAAGCGGATCTGGACAAGTTCGGCAGTGATATTGAACACTATTTCTGTATGGTTATACAAGGGGACGCATggcgggaagaagaaggctggaaTCCCCATCGCGGGTTTTGTGATCTTCTCATTCTGAAATCTTTACATGAAGTGGAGGTTCTCATGAGGGTAGGAGGCTTGCGAATTTCTGTTGGATCATTGACTGATCCACATTCGGAGTTTGATGCGCTGCCCTGGGAAAGACGCAAGCTGAGACTGGCCTGA
- the cox11 gene encoding cytochrome c oxidase assembly protein — translation MFSRAPLQWAHLRSTGTGLYSGRLNTRYFDFGKKFFSHNSFLRQELHQNSAFAPFNTPQSQKRNASVMYYTASIVVGTLALAYGSVPLYKMVCQQIGWNGQPVLTHRTGDGDTSSRVTPVTDARRLRITFNGSVSDVLPWKFTPQQREVCVLPGETALAFYTATNKGPTDIIGVATYSVTPGQVAPYFSKIQCFCFEEQKLNAGESVDMPVFFFIDPDFVKDPAMKGIDTITLSYTFFKAKYDDNGVLKPIPAA, via the exons ATGTTTTCTCGTGCACCCTTGCAATGGGCACATTTACGGTCGACAGGGACCGGCCTATATTCAGGGCGCTTGAACACGCGCTATTTTGACTTTGGGAAGAAGTTTTTCTCTCACAATTCGTTCCTTCGCCAGGAACTACACCAAAATTCCGCATTTGCGCCTTTCAATACACCCCAATCGCAGAAACGAAATGCATCTGTAAT GTACTACACCGCAAGTATCGTTGTGGGAACTTTAGCGCTCGCTTATGGCTCCGTTCCTCTATACAAAATG GTTTGTCAACAGATCGGCTGGAACGGTCAACCAGTACTCACACACCGGACCGGAGACGGTGACACCTCATCGCGCGTGACGCCAGTGACCGATGCTCGTCGTCTTCGAATCACCTTCAATGGTTCAGTGTCAGACGTCCTTCCTTGGAAATTTACACCACAGCAGCGTGAAGTCTGTGTGTTGCCCGGTGAGACGGCACTTGCTTTTTATACCGCGACAAATAAAGGCCCGACGGACATTATCGGTGTTGCAACATACAGTGTTACTCCTGGTCAGGTCGCCCCATATTTCAGCAAGATACAGTGCTTCTGCTTTGAAGAGCAGAAATTGAATGCTGGAGAGTCTGTTGATATGCCTgtgttcttcttcattgacCCGGATTTTGTGAAAGATCCGGCCATGAAGGGCATCGACACCATCACTTTGTCGTATACTTTCTTCA AAGCGAAGTATGATGACAATGGGGTTCTGAAACCGATACCCGCTGCTTAG
- a CDS encoding replication factor C subunit 5: protein MALLVDRLRPRSLDSLSYHHELSARLKSLAQSGDFPHLLMYGPSGAGKKTRVIATLKELYGSGVEKIKIDARVFQTTSNRKLEFNIVSSVYHLEITPSDVGNYDRVVIQELLKEVAQTQQVDLSAKQRFKVVVINEADHLTRDAQAALRRTMEKYSPNLRLILLANSTSNIIAPIRSRTLLVRVAAPTEEQICSVLQNAGKREGWPEAPGLNKRIAKESDRNLRRALLMFEAIYAQTEKVTDNTPIPPPDWEALISLIADEILAERSPARLLQVRARLYDLLTHCIPPTTIIKV from the exons ATGGCTCTTTTAGTGGATAGATTGCGACCTCGTTCGCTTGATTCTCTATCCTACCATCATGAACTTTCCGCGCGTCTAAAGTCATTG GCTCAAAGTGGCGATTTCCCTCATCTCCTGATGTATGGGCCGTCGGGTGCAGGCAAGAAGACTCGTGTGATTGCGACGCTGAAGGAGTTGTACGGCTCGGGAGTAGAGAAGATCAAAATTGACGCTAGAGTCTTCCAAACCACAAGCAATCGAAAACTTGAATTCAACATCGTATCATCCGTCTACCATCTCGAGATCACCCCATCCGACGTTGGCAACTATGATCGGGTGGTCATCCAagagctgctcaaggaggTCGCGCAGACTCAGCAGGTTGATCTATCTGCGAAACAACGGTTTAAAGTCGTTGTCATCAACGAGGCAGATCATTTGACTCGCGATGCGCAAGCGGCGTTGAGACGAACTATGGAGAAATACAGTCCCAACCTAAGACTGATCCTGCTGGCAAATAGCACGTCGAACATTATTGCTCCGATCCGTTCTCGAACCCTGCTGGTCAGGGTCGCTGCACCTACGGAGGAACAAATCTGCTCGGTATTACAGAACGCTGGTAAAAGGGAAGGCTGGCCGGAGGCCCCTGGACTCAACAAGAGAATAGCCAAGGAGAGCGATCGCAATCTTCGGCGAGCGCTTCTCATGTTCGAGGCGATATACGCTCAGAC GGAGAAGGTCACGGACAACACGCCAATTCCCCCGCCTGACTGGGAAGCTCTTATCTCATTAATTGCAGACGAGATACTCGCTGAGCGGTCACCGGCCCGTTTGCTGCAGGTCCGCGCGCGGTTATATGACCTCCTTACCCACTGCATACCACCTACGACAATCATCAAGGTTTGA